Below is a genomic region from Halobacterium sp. CBA1132.
CTATGAGGCGGACAAACATCAAAGAGGATCGCACAGACCAGAGTACCCGCCCTAAGGTGGGGAAAATTGCCTCTGGGGAAGCAGCATAGCCGGAATCTCCACCGGAGGAATTCCACTCCTTCAGGGGTGGGAGGAGGTCAACGGACGAGCAGTTCTTCGCCGCGCTCGACGTTGATCTTGCACGGCGGCGTGATCTTGTTGTACGCGCGACGGAAGGCCTCCTTGACGGCTTCGGCCTGCTCGACGTCGCAGTACGCGGTCATCAGCTGCTCGCCGGGGTAGATGCGGGCCGCGGTCCCGACCGGGACGCCGAACGCCTGGCGCATTCCGTCGGAGACACGGTCCGCACCCGCGCCGGTCGCCTGCTTGTTCTCTCGGATGATCTGGTGGGGGAACTTGCGGAGGCTCATCTTGTAGTTGCCCTCGCCGAGTTCCTTGATGAGGTGACGGTTCGCGGACAGGCGCGCAGCCTCCAGCGAGCCGTGGCGGAGCTGGCACTCCTCCTGGGGAACGAGGCTGATCTGGACGGCGAAGTCTTCGGCGTCCGCCTGCAGGTCGCCCATCTGGTGCTGTGCAATCTTCGAGCCCGGAATACCCGTGACGTAGTCGCGACGGGTGTACGACGGCTTGTCGATTTTCCGGTACATGGAGGCCGGCTTCTCGGACATAGTTACTACTGGTGCCTGACGGCCAGCGCGCGAATAAAGGCTTCGAACCCGTTCCGTCGACGTGCCCGCCGCTGCGCCGCTGACGGCCCCAGCCTGTCCCGGATACCGGCGGCCCGCCCCCGGAACCAGATTGCTTTAGCCGCAGTGACCACAAACCGGCCCATGACCTTCCACGAGTTCGAGGACCTGCGGGCCGCGCTCGCGGCCGCCGACTTCGACCGACCGCCCGCGTTCGTCGCGAACGCCCACGTCACGGGCGTCTCCGTCGCTCGCGCGCTCGACGTCCACGGCGTCCCCGTCGTGGCGCTCGACCGCTCCGGAGACGGCGCCGCACCCCCGTCCGACGCCGTCGACTACGCGGGCCGCGTCACGTACCCGCTGGACGACGAGGGCGGCTTCCGCGAGGACGTCGAAGCACTCGCCGCCGAACTCGACCACGAGCCGGTGGCGTTCGGCTGCATGGACGAGTGGGCGCTGGCGTTCGCCGAAACCGAACCCGAGGGCGTCCGCCTACCGTTCGCGGACAGCGAGACGATGGACGCCGTCCTCGACAAGAGTTCGCTGTACGAGACGTGCGAGGACCTCGGCGTCCCCTACCCCGAGACGCACCGGCTCTCCGAGGTCGACGCCGACGAGGCCGCCGACGAACTCGGCTTCCCCCTCGTAATCAAGCCGGCGCGCAAACGCGAGTTCGAGGAGGCCGTCGGCACGAACGTCATCGAGGTCGGTGACCGCGAGGAGTACCTCGACGTCGTGGAGATGGCCCGCGAAACGGGCATCGAAATCATGGCCCAAGAAAAAGTCCCGGTCGCGCGCGGCGAGGACCACTCGCTGGCGTCCTACGTTCCCGAGGACGGCGACCCGCTCGGAGTTGTCGGGAACGCCCGCGTTCGCGCGCCGCTCGGCTACGGCACCTCCTGTGTCGTCGAGCGCGTCGAACAGCCCGAAATCCACGAGCGCGCGCTCGCAGTCATCGAGGACGCGGGCTACCACGGCATCAGCGAGGCGGAGTTCGTCTACGACCGCGACCGCGACGACTTCGTCCTGCTCGACGTGAACACGCGCCCGTGGAAGTGGATTAGCATGCCCGTGCAGGCCGGCGCGAACCTCCCGATGGCCGCCTACGCCGACGCCACCGACGCCGACTACGACCCCGACCCGACGAACGACGCGCGCTGGCTCTCGCTCGAAGACTACCTTCCGCTGCTCGCCGGCGGCGACCTCGCGGACGTGCTCTCCACGGCGGACTGGGAAGCGCTCGTCTCCGGCGACTTCGAGACCAGCGGCGACCTCACGACCGCCGTCTACCGGCCCAGCGACCCCGCGCCAATCGCGCACCGCCTCGACGTCGAGTTCGGCGGTCGCGACTACTACTGCTCCTGCTGACATTCAAGTGCGAAGCCGGGGCCAACCCGGCGCGTGACCTGACCGCTACCCGGCGTGGTTCCGCGGGAGTGCGACGCGCCGCGTCGGCGCCGACTCGTCGCCTGTCAGCCCCCGAATCGGTGAGCGTTGCCGCCGTCAGTGACAACACTACGCGAGCGTCGTGACCGGCCGAGTTAAACGCGACATTCCCCTACGCGGGTGTAATGACCGACCGGATGCGGCTGAACCTCTTCACGATGAACTCCGTGGAGCACGTCTCCGTGGGGTCGTGGCAACTCCCCGGCGACCAGTCCCACCGCTACAGCGACCGCGAGTACTGGACCGACATCGCGCGCATCGCCGAGCGCGGCGGCTTCGACGCCGTCTTCTTCGCGGACGTCCGCGGCATCTACGACGTCTACGACGACTCCCGAGAGCCCGCCGTCGAGAAGGCCGTCCAGACGCCGTCGAACGACCCCGCGTACGTCGTGCCCGCAATGGCCGAAGTCACGGACGACCTCGGATTCGCGGTCACGAAGTCGACGTCGTACAACCACCCCTACCAGCTCGCCCGCGAGTTCTCCACGCTCGACCACGTCACGGACGGCCGCGTCGCGTTCAACATCGTCACCTCCTACCTCGAATCCGCTGCGGACAACCTCGGCTACGACGACCGGATGGACCACGACGAGCGCTACGACCGCGCCGACGAGTTCATGGACGTCCTCTACGCGCTCTGGGAGGACTCGTGGGACGACGACGCGGTCGTCCGCGACAGCGAGCGCGGCGTCTACACCGACCCCGAGAGCGTCTCGGCAATTGACCACGAGGGCGAG
It encodes:
- a CDS encoding 50S ribosomal protein L16; translation: MSEKPASMYRKIDKPSYTRRDYVTGIPGSKIAQHQMGDLQADAEDFAVQISLVPQEECQLRHGSLEAARLSANRHLIKELGEGNYKMSLRKFPHQIIRENKQATGAGADRVSDGMRQAFGVPVGTAARIYPGEQLMTAYCDVEQAEAVKEAFRRAYNKITPPCKINVERGEELLVR
- a CDS encoding carboxylate--amine ligase; its protein translation is MTFHEFEDLRAALAAADFDRPPAFVANAHVTGVSVARALDVHGVPVVALDRSGDGAAPPSDAVDYAGRVTYPLDDEGGFREDVEALAAELDHEPVAFGCMDEWALAFAETEPEGVRLPFADSETMDAVLDKSSLYETCEDLGVPYPETHRLSEVDADEAADELGFPLVIKPARKREFEEAVGTNVIEVGDREEYLDVVEMARETGIEIMAQEKVPVARGEDHSLASYVPEDGDPLGVVGNARVRAPLGYGTSCVVERVEQPEIHERALAVIEDAGYHGISEAEFVYDRDRDDFVLLDVNTRPWKWISMPVQAGANLPMAAYADATDADYDPDPTNDARWLSLEDYLPLLAGGDLADVLSTADWEALVSGDFETSGDLTTAVYRPSDPAPIAHRLDVEFGGRDYYCSC